Within the Cotesia glomerata isolate CgM1 linkage group LG6, MPM_Cglom_v2.3, whole genome shotgun sequence genome, the region AATATCAACTAAgtaaataatgaattcttAAGAAAGAAAGTCACAATATAAAATCGTTTGGTGTTTACAATAGTAAGACATTCATATAAGAGTATAATTGTAAAgcgtaatttaataattcaagaGTGAGTAATTGTGAATGTAATAGCCGCGTACAATGATAAATATTCGAATAGTAAGcaaaaaatacatagaaaGGTGACACACTGTCCTTGACCTACCTTGACTCGAGGGAATTAACGCAAGTTGGCTTCATTTGTGACGTTAACACCGATCCGGTTTAGAATacttgattttataaaatatataatgtaatttaatttaaaaaaaaaaaaaaaaaaaacttatttaatttattataaattattaatggtATGTTTTAGGCAAAATCACAGTGAAATAGAGAAACGAAGACGCGATAAAATGAATACTTACATCACTGAATTATCAGCGATGATACCGATGTGCCATGCAATGTCTAGAAAATTAGATAAGCTCACTGTATTACGTATGGCAGTGCAACATATTAAGACAATATTAGGCGCAGTTACAACTTACACTGAGGGTCATTACAAGCCGGCGTTTCTCAGCGAACAAGAGTTGAAAACTTTGATCCTTCAGGTAAACTTTTATccctaaaatattttatattttaaagtgaattgaaatatttagGAAATAGGAAGTATATATCAAGAAAACTCAAGTAGTATAGTAGGTAGGGTACTTTGTAGTCAGCGAGGACCCTTATAAGAGGTACTTCAAGTTATTCCTCCTGTAGTTTATATATTGGTGGCTGCGGAGGTTTATTATATGCATCGATAAGACTTCATCGCGACAGAGACTTGAAACTTAACGATTACATAACACGTTACATTTGACCTGTCGCAACAATTATGCTCTCTTACTTCTATTCTGTACTCACAGCTATCAACTATTATTTCCCAATATATCAACAATATTTCTACGGACAATgctcaattaattataaattataacatgACAAAACTTTAACTTGAGCATTAAACTGTCAATATTATAAACTAAAACAAAttgtttagttatttttaaaaaatttcaagcctTGAGGTGAGTTTTTACGGTTGTACGGCTTTTAAATATCTCTTATAATCGGTTCACACCTGAAAAATAAgcatagttaaaaataaaatatgtaaatggatttaattaaatcctaAACTGTGTTATAAAAGCggtaaaatagttatttattacCAGTCAGTATATATGactatgtatttatatatttttataaccctTTCTCGGTTGTTTTGCCTATTGACTATGACTCTTTATCCCCTTTCTCTTAAAACGATTACCTTAGTGTTACGTACAGCAAATAGCAGTACGCGTGGGTCTTTAATAAAAGTATCAGCCAGTCTTGAGTCTCGTGAATGCAACAGCAGACTTAATATAAAACTTATGCACACGATTTCAGCTTTTTTCCTCACTGAACTCTGAGGTCAATTCACTCGAGTGTAACTCGGCGTTAAAGACACCTAAGTGCGCTTAagagtttattttaaagtaaCAATCCACAGTCATTAGTTAGTCATTACTCATCAttggattaattattaaatcaattgtttAACCAACCATACGGAAAAAATTAGCAGTCActggattattttttagttttttttttttttttttaacagataaatttgttctgaaaattatttttaaaaaaatgcatttttaatttttttttatccataatttatttgttaaaaaaatttttaaatatctgctaaattaattttcatacttatAGAAAAGtgttaatttcttctttgattTGATTTAATGAACTGCAGTCAATGAATTGTCTCTCAAACAAACGCACAGTTATCTATTTAAATCTTTAATGCTTTCACGTTTATCGCATTCTCCTTTGGCTGCATATATGTTTTAagctatatgtatatataactAAAACCTTTGTATTATATCACGTATTATATGTACGAACATAGGTCTCAGGATATTGGTTTCACTAACCACACCCAGACATACCAGATTTAAATCCTTGATTTAAAATACCAACACCGAGTACTCTACTGTGatctaaaaacaatttttatatttttaatcgtATAGCACAGTACATTGTACAATTCGATTACGAAATATCAGGAAGAAATAGAATTTGTTGTTTAAATATAtcttatgttttttaatatttcacttttttatcTTTCGATATAAGTATATTCGAGTACAGATTGCGAGATATAAATAATATGCCGTACTAGATTCTAGTGATAACAAATTATGTCTATTAATGTatgtttttaatgaaaaatttaattgcgcTTAGTGAACCGTGACAAAATAAAAGAgcttgttaatttataattcatactttatcgtaagaatttttttctctgatCGTCTGAAGACAGTATATACATAAcgcaatataatatttattagctTTTGATCTTAAATTATCAGCGATGAACTACTTGTTTATGGACTTGTTCACTTCCTTCAATGACGTATGTCTCCAATTTTCATCTGggagttaaaatctaaaaataaaaatttttaagttattaaatcAGTCTAATTTTGTAgataataaatacattatGTAGTTTTTCTTACAATTCTTACGGTAAATACTGcaaattaatagttttattatttataatatatagcAGTAAAAcgacatttattaattgattattgattaaattacttgtttatttattgttttaatttttttaatcttaaaataattaccgagtatgcaaattttacaatataagCCTGAGGTTCTTGTGataatatgaataaattttataaatatctaatCTAACTTTATTCAATGAACAtgagtaataattttatttatttatttatgatatattatattgaacagttgtttgaaaaattagttatcAGATGAACTAATTGATCTATTAACTTGATTATTAAAACGTAAAAAtgagtgtaaatatttttacataagtttgattatttttacgGGGAAGACAGtactttattttgaaaaaaatgagcaatgttttaataagaaatattatttcttattacaGGCTGCTGATGGTTTTCTCTTTGTCGTCGGTTGTGATCGtgggaaaattttatatgtatcAGAATCTGTTTCTGAAATACTCAATTATTCTCAagtatttacttattttatataataactgaaacaaataataaacacAAATTACCAATATTGatgaatgtaaatttttaggaGGATTTACTGGGTCAAAGTTGGTTTGATATATTGCATCCAAAAGACGTAGCGAAAGTTAAAGAGCAATTATCTTCATCAGACTTAAGCCCGCGGGAAAGATTAATAGACGCGCGAAGTAAGTATctcataataatattaatccttatatttatgtattattcaATTCTTCTCATTGGTAATTATTAACGTATAAATAATACTTcaagttaaatattataaattgagTGAGTAATCGTGACTTGGATTGCGTAAATGTCAGCTGAAAGTTTTGCGCATTTGGTATTTATCAACAAATTCCACAAAAGTTAACGCGTGTAATTaatattccttttttttttttttttaactaaattaatttattactgttgAATGCCGTACTGaagaaatattcaaataatgCAAAAATGTAACTTgttacttaaatatttaatatatttatgttaAGCGATGCTTCCGGTGAAGACTGACGTACCGCATGATGTTTCAAGGCTGTGTCCCGGAGCAAGGAGATCATTTTTTTGTCGAATGAAGCGaaagttaattgaaaaatcttCCGGATGTAATGAGTCTCagattaaagaagaaatggaCCCTGCGATTGGTTGTCATCGCAGAAAAAAACAGCAAAGTACTGgtaagttattaaattaacaaattgagaagctgattttcaaaagggtatcttttcgttattttaaaagagcaatttttttaactttcaaatattaattacttcgagaattataaagatttctaaatgaaaatcgaattgTAGCTTCATAACCGATAgcactttatagctaaattaaaaaagttcaataaaaatatttataattgaagataaccagttttttgtctcgatcaatcaaaaatgaaaagataccTTTGTGAAACTcaactcaattatttaaaatttaaatagaaatgaaaataaattaaactattctattatttattttaagactGGAAATACTGTGTTATCCAGTGTACCGGTTATTTAAAGTCCTGGGGGCCGGCAAAACTCTGTGTGGAAGAGCAAGAAGGCGAAAGTGATGGTGAAGCAGGAAATTTATCTTGTCTAGTAGCTATTGGAAGAGTTCAACCAAGCTTACCAGCTCTCACTTCTAATTCATCGCGTACGCCGCGATTAAGGACCATTGAATTTGTTTCGCGGCATGCTACGGACGGAAAATTTCTTTTCGTCGACCAAAGGTTtgcttttacttttaaattgttactttgttttaaataaataaataaataattaaaagttagctttattatttttttgataattgtattttaattttaaaagttttgttatgatgaaagaaaaattctttagagCAAAAACTTTTCATTCAGGGCGACGATTGTGTTGGGTTTCTTGCCACAAGAACTTTTAGGAACAAGTATGTACGAATATTACCATCATGACGACATTCATCACCTTGCAGAGTCTCACAAAGCGGCACTTAAATCTTCCGAACGGGTTACGACACAGGTAATTACTTTTCTAAAACGGttattagttataattaatttttaaagttgctaataatttattttctttaaaggTTTATCGATTTAAAGCTAAAGGTGCTAGTATTGTAAGACTACAGTCCGAGTGGAGATCTTTTGAAAACCCATGGACCAAAGATGTTGAATATcttattgcaaaaaattcaGCTGTTtggtaagtatttattttttaagtttgcttgtttttttttctattaaataatatgttttatttttattttgtttagtaTCGATAGTCAAGAAAATAGTAGGTATGAGACGAGCTCAAATGTACAAGAGAATTATGACTTTTATACTCAAAGTAGGtacaaagaagaaaaaaaaaattttttaaaaagtataaaaataataatttacaattatttttaggtAACGCTAGTCTAGGACGACTAATCTCTAGTCAAGTAGAggtaatcatttttattatttattttataatctatattattaagagaattaggaaaattttttgatcagtGTACTTATGATAAATTaggtttttatagttaaatttggtatctatagattcataattaagaaatgaccttgtatcttgtgaactattgacatttttaaagatataagcccatcccgatgttacacttatcaagagctttcatttgagtacccacatgcatttttgatatatttttcatataaacatatataaatatataaaatatatgaaaaattgatgtgggtattcaaatgaaagctcttgatgagtgtaacatcggaatgagcttatatatcttaaaaaatgtcaataattaagaaatgacattttatctcgtgaactattgacatttttaaagatataagctcaccccgatgttacactcatcaagacttttcatttgagtacccacatcaatttttcatatattttatatatttatatatatatatatatatatatatattatatatatgtatatatgaaaaatatatcaaaaacgcatgtgggtactcaaataaaagctcttgatgagtataacatcgggatgagcttatatctttaaaaacttcaatagttaaaaaagtaaagtgcaatttaacaaaagtcattatttaaaaaagccaaattttatttattttattatataaaaaattttttaaagatctcAACGGCAGCATCTTCTGAAAGAGATCGTGATTCAACTCAATCCAGCATTGGCAATGAAGCGAATGACTTAACGCCGTTTAACAATGTCTTGCCAaatgtttcattaaatatgACTCATGATCAAGGTAATTGCCATTTATTATTCTGTCAATTAATGGcaactattttataaactaaagTACAATATGTTTTAGGAACGtcgagtgaaaaaaatatgttagaAATGATGGGAGATACGACTATAAGTGAAACTCCGAATCCTTTGACCACTGACGGAAGCGACGAAGCAGCCATGGCTGTAATAATGAGCCTCTTGGAAGCAGATGCTGGTCTAGGAGGCCCTGTAGACTTTTCGGGACTTCCTTGGCCGCTTCCTTAActtacaaatttaataaactccATTTATcataacataattaataactttaaaatgtCGTGATACTTCTCATGCACTCCTTTGAGTCTGGATTAAATAGACTCGTCtagtacaaataaaaaaaaaaaaatattcatcatCGGTTTATGTTAAGTGAtctgtaaatattatattaatgagtaatgagatattttataattgattattttggtgtttagttttattgaaatcatcgtgtaattaattattttttgccaaagtaatatattaattatttattaatatattagaTAGTAATTGTTGTTTGTATATGTatagttattttataatttttatcgtttACTTATGATTATATGGTGGAAAGGCttatacataaatatgtataaaaatacGTATGTATTAAAGTTCTTTTActgacttatttaaataaaattttttttgtaattttgtttgtatttaagtagcgttttctttttttattcataaaaaaaaattacagacaTTGTgtgattttttacatttatttattttaaaattaaacctaaaaaaatatccctgttaacattttaaaacataaattaactaggataaattatttaattaataaatttttattaagatttaaaaaataaatttattttttccattttaaaataatttcatagcTTAATCACACttacattaattatcaatagtGTTCTTACAACACTgtatatacttataataaaagacaaaaaatataattatttacataaatatatattcagTGAGCTGTTAATTTGGCtatcttaataattaatcttatttaaaaacatgacaaatattaaaaaatttatcttattcagtaaatactaatttatgtatttttttcttagcagCAGGGCCTTCAGCATCCGAACCTGCTTCGAATTTAACATCACTCAAATTAATAGTATCATCTCTATTTTTTCTCTTGCCagattttttatcttcttgtTTAATAATGACTTCTTGCTTTatcgttatttttttactaacatTAGATTTATCCGTGTCTTTATGTTTcgatttagattttttattagaaccTTCAGCGTCGGAAGCTGGttcttctttaattttcaagtttacatcaaagtttgattttttacttttactttttttacccTCACTTTCTTTTTGGGGTACTTGGGGTTCGATAAACTctttagatttagattttttagttctaactTCACCGGAGTTTCCTAGTCCCTGTAACCTTGAAGAATCTTCAACAACTGAATCGAGTTCCGATTCATTAATCGTAGAACTACCAGAAGGATCAGCaactttagatttttttcctttgtgctcttctttaattttaatgacactCATTTGCAACTCACTTGAGTTAAAAGTACTGTCATCTAATTCAGTAAATGAATCCAACTGAGAGTCATTAATCGTAGAATTACTAAGAGGATTCGCAATACCTTCGAGTaacttctttttcttcttctttttcgaTTCCTGCTTAACTATATTCGTGTCTACCtcagtattatttaaaagagTTGACTCCGACTCAATCACAGAGTTAGATTCACAcgttttcttcttcttcttctttttcttttcttctttaattctGCTAGTGTTTATCACCACAGATTCATTCACTGAATTAATCTCTTGACCTGTCTGATTCAAAAGAATTGATTCTGACTCAATTACAGAATTAATTTCAGgtactttcttctttttcttttcctTTTCCTCTTTTATCGTGCTAGTGTCTATCATCACAGAATCATTTACTAAATTCGACTCTTCAAAAGTTTGATTAGAAGAACCTAAATCTTTATCCTTGGACTTTTTAGACTTGTTCGATTTCTTAATCTCTCCATTCACAAGCTCATTGTTTTTCTCAACTTTTACAGATGACAACACAATCGGTTGATCTGGTAAATCATCATCACTGTCTGAAAATCCACCAagtatcatagaatttttcgATGCACTTGTTAAAACTTTATCTATTGCCAGCATCATACAATTCTTCTCTACTTTTTCTGAACTTTTTTCTtcctcaacaatttttttagatttcttcaattttttaggTTCCTCATTATTATTCTCTAACTCTTGAGATCTAGAATTTTTTGCTGGTGATGCTAGTGAACCATTAATTGCAGTCGGTTCAGTATTTTGAACTGTTTCCACAgtcttagattttttaattttttgttcttcaTTAACTCTGACACTTGAAGGCATCGCTTGGTcacttgataaaatattaactccAGTATAAACTTCAGAAGTATTCTCTTTAGGCTTCTTAGcctttttaacttttttagcTACAGAATCAGTTTCCTCAGATGATTGTAACTCATGTGATTGAACAACATCCTTAGTCTttgatttcttaatttttaattcaggGATAACAGGGCTTACAGATGGCTCTTGAACCCGAGAAAATCCTGGTGAGTCCAATTGCGATTCTATAATAGTAGAATTTCCTAGAGGCTTAGGTTTTTTAATCTCCTtagattttgatattttatcttttttagcTGTATCAAAATTTGGaagctcttcaaaattatcttCCAAAAATTCATAATCGGTATGTTTTTCCAATTCTTCTTCTTTATAATTCTCAGAACATATTTTGATAACTGCTTGATCGATAGATTCCGCATAATATTCCCTCAACTTTTCTAACTTGTCAATATCCTCGAGAGTTAAAACAACAGGTTCTTTTATTTTCGTGGTTCTTTTTTGAACCTTTTTCTCAACAACATTTTCACTCTCTACCTTCTCTTGGGATTCTTTCTCGACCTTTTTTCTAGGTCTTTTAACAACCGGTTTTTTGACTTTCGCCTCAGGAATTTTCGGTTCAAAATCATCATTAGGAGTGAGTAATTTTTCACGAACAAACTGACTGTGATCACGCGGAAAATCATCTTCGTCTCCCTCTTGACTACCAACCTTACTAGACTGTGATTGATTTTCCATATTCTTGATAGCACCCTCTGCCATTTTTCTCTGgctttttttcttacaatcATCCTTAAGTTTctttttgggagatttatcaaTAGATTCTTTCATCTCAGGAACTTCTGCTTCGTTATCACTCGCAGGAACTGATTCTTTAGGTGCAAAATATTGGCTGTGATCATGTGGCatgtcatcatcatcatcatcatcaccatcacTATCATTTTTCTCTTCTTGACTATAAGTTTCACGAGACTGCGATTGTACCTGGAATAGATCTTCTTGACTTCTGGTACCAATTTCTGCcttatttttcttacttttcTTTTCATCCTTGTTTTCACGTTTCTTTTGAGGAGATTTATCAACAGATTCTTTCACAGGAGTTTCTGGCTCGTCATCACTACTAGGAATTGATTCTTTATGTCCAAAATATTGGCTGTGATCACGGGGcatatcatcatcatcatcatcatcatcattttcTTCTTGACTTCCAGTTTCACGAGACTGAGATTGATTTTCTTGACTGTTAGTAACATTCTGTgtctttttattacttttcttTCCATCTTTACTCTCAAATTTCTTTTcagaaaattcattaatagaTTCTTCCACGTTAGGAGCTTTTTGTTCGTCATCACTGCTAGGAATTGGTGATTCTTTATCTCTAAAATATTGGCTGTGGTCATGTGGTacatcatcatcttcatcatcCTTTTCCTCTTTTTCTTGACTAATTATTTTGCTAGATTGCGATGATTGATCTTCGTCACTCTCAGAAATATCATGACTCGCTTTCTTTTTCTTAGTTTTCttttcaacattattttcCAGCTTAATACTATTCCTACTAGGCAACACTTGGTCATAAATGATCCTTGGCTTATCACTGCCAGTTACCGAATGACTAGGACTTGCTAACAACTCCTCTTGCATATTTCTTTGTTCTTCTTCCTCTTTAACTTGATCATCGACTTTTAATCGTTTGACTTTCGTCTGAGTCTCTTTCTTAGGACTCACACCATCATTATCATGATcgtgttttctttttttagccACCTTAATTGGTGACGCAGCAGATAAGTGTTCATTTTTTACTTGTAAAGTTTTATCAGGacttttaatcttttttttcttggcTTTACGCGTATGTTCCTCATCACTACCTTCTCCAGCAAGGAAACCATTGATGATTTTAGATTTAGAAGGTTTAGTTTCATTCTCAGACTCTTGGTATCCGCTATCACGTTCATTTCCTCCTTCTTCATTGATTTCTTCCTCAGCAAAATCCATTTGTTCATCATTTTCGGTAGTTTCACTACAaaccaaataaattatttattatcttaaatattaattattaatgtaataataaataaaatttaatattaaaataagataaattattcatcttatcttattatttatttatttattatcttaaataaataattttgtgctaaaatttgatagaaacttattgacagaaaaaaataaaaataatttagtcaCCTTGACAGCAGCTCGCCTCGAATAAATGGAACTTTGGCTTTTAAATCGACCTGGGTGACACGAAATGTTGCTTTGTCACCGACGAAAACATTATGTCCAAGCCAATACTCGTCATCTGATCGTTTTGTGATGGAAACGTTGAAAGTTTTGTGCATCAACACACCAATATAATTTGTTTCTTTCTTGTTAACAATACCTGCCGATAAAtca harbors:
- the LOC123266502 gene encoding uncharacterized protein DDB_G0283697-like isoform X3, which codes for MRPKVNTWINWSAKELDDLVNQKNSCVFKETIKKHIPMYSVHLSDVRKSFKDILNSSINTFDSSFDGLLISYQNPTILCPLTQMFYDIQFVHVDLQADFYIFRPTVDSILTGIVNKKETNYIGVLMHKTFNVSITKRSDDEYWLGHNVFVGDKATFRVTQVDLKAKVPFIRGELLSSETTENDEQMDFAEEEINEEGGNERDSGYQESENETKPSKSKIINGFLAGEGSDEEHTRKAKKKKIKSPDKTLQVKNEHLSAASPIKVAKKRKHDHDNDGVSPKKETQTKVKRLKVDDQVKEEEEQRNMQEELLASPSHSVTGSDKPRIIYDQVLPSRNSIKLENNVEKKTKKKKASHDISESDEDQSSQSSKIISQEKEEKDDEDDDVPHDHSQYFRDKESPIPSSDDEQKAPNVEESINEFSEKKFESKDGKKSNKKTQNVTNSQENQSQSRETGSQEENDDDDDDDDMPRDHSQYFGHKESIPSSDDEPETPVKESVDKSPQKKRENKDEKKSKKNKAEIGTRSQEDLFQVQSQSRETYSQEEKNDSDGDDDDDDDMPHDHSQYFAPKESVPASDNEAEVPEMKESIDKSPKKKLKDDCKKKSQRKMAEGAIKNMENQSQSSKVGSQEGDEDDFPRDHSQFVREKLLTPNDDFEPKIPEAKVKKPVVKRPRKKVEKESQEKVESENVVEKKVQKRTTKIKEPVVLTLEDIDKLEKLREYYAESIDQAVIKICSENYKEEELEKHTDYEFLEDNFEELPNFDTAKKDKISKSKEIKKPKPLGNSTIIESQLDSPGFSRVQEPSVSPVIPELKIKKSKTKDVVQSHELQSSEETDSVAKKVKKAKKPKENTSEVYTGVNILSSDQAMPSSVRVNEEQKIKKSKTVETVQNTEPTAINGSLASPAKNSRSQELENNNEEPKKLKKSKKIVEEEKSSEKVEKNCMMLAIDKVLTSASKNSMILGGFSDSDDDLPDQPIVLSSVKVEKNNELVNGEIKKSNKSKKSKDKDLGSSNQTFEESNLVNDSVMIDTSTIKEEKEKKKKKKKKKKTCESNSVIESESTLLNNTEVDTNIVKQESKKKKKKKLLEGIANPLSNSTINDSQLDSFTELDDSTFNSSELQMSVIKIKEEHKGKKSKVADPSGSSTINESELDSVVEDSSRLQGLGNSGEVRTKKSKSKEFIEPQVPQKESEGKKSKSKKSNFDVNLKIKEEPASDAEGSNKKSKSKHKDTDKSNVSKKITIKQEVIIKQEDKKSGKRKNRDDTINLSDVKFEAGSDAEGPAAKKKIHKLVFTE
- the LOC123266502 gene encoding uncharacterized protein DDB_G0283697-like isoform X2; translation: MRPKVNTWINWSAKELDDLVNQKNSCVFKETIKKHIPMYSVHLSDVRKSFKDILNSSINTFDSSFDGLLISYQNPTILCPLTQMFYDIQFVHVDLQADFYIFRPTVDSILTGIVNKKETNYIGVLMHKTFNVSITKRSDDEYWLGHNVFVGDKATFRVTQVDLKAKVPFIRGELLSSETTENDEQMDFAEEEINEEGGNERDSGYQESENETKPSKSKIINGFLAGEGSDEEHTRKAKKKKIKSPDKTLQVKNEHLSAASPIKVAKKRKHDHDNDGVSPKKETQTKVKRLKVDDQVKEEEEQRNMQEELLASPSHSVTGSDKPRIIYDQVLPSRNSIKLENNVEKKTKKKKASHDISESDEDQSSQSSKIISQEKEEKDDEDDDVPHDHSQYFRDKESPIPSSDDEQKAPNVEESINEFSEKKFESKDGKKSNKKTQNVTNSQENQSQSRETGSQEENDDDDDDDDMPRDHSQYFGHKESIPSSDDEPETPVKESVDKSPQSRETYSQEEKNDSDGDDDDDDDMPHDHSQYFAPKESVPASDNEAEVPEMKESIDKSPKKKLKDDCKKKSQRKMAEGAIKNMENQSQSSKVGSQEGDEDDFPRDHSQFVREKLLTPNDDFEPKIPEAKVKKPVVKRPRKKVEKESQEKVESENVVEKKVQKRTTKIKEPVVLTLEDIDKLEKLREYYAESIDQAVIKICSENYKEEELEKHTDYEFLEDNFEELPNFDTAKKDKISKSKEIKKPKPLGNSTIIESQLDSPGFSRVQEPSVSPVIPELKIKKSKTKDVVQSHELQSSEETDSVAKKVKKAKKPKENTSEVYTGVNILSSDQAMPSSVRVNEEQKIKKSKTVETVQNTEPTAINGSLASPAKNSRSQELENNNEEPKKLKKSKKIVEEEKSSEKVEKNCMMLAIDKVLTSASKNSMILGGFSDSDDDLPDQPIVLSSVKVEKNNELVNGEIKKSNKSKKSKDKDLGSSNQTFEESNLVNDSVMIDTSTIKEEKEKKKKKVPEINSVIESESILLNQTGQEINSVNESVVINTSRIKEEKKKKKKKKTCESNSVIESESTLLNNTEVDTNIVKQESKKKKKKKLLEGIANPLSNSTINDSQLDSFTELDDSTFNSSELQMSVIKIKEEHKGKKSKVADPSGSSTINESELDSVVEDSSRLQGLGNSGEVRTKKSKSKEFIEPQVPQKESEGKKSKSKKSNFDVNLKIKEEPASDAEGSNKKSKSKHKDTDKSNVSKKITIKQEVIIKQEDKKSGKRKNRDDTINLSDVKFEAGSDAEGPAAKKKIHKLVFTE
- the LOC123266502 gene encoding probable serine/threonine-protein kinase kinX isoform X4, which translates into the protein MRPKVNTWINWSAKELDDLVNQKNSCVFKETIKKHIPMYSVHLSDVRKSFKDILNSSINTFDSSFDGLLISYQNPTILCPLTQMFYDIQFVHVDLQADFYIFRPTVDSILTGIVNKKETNYIGVLMHKTFNVSITKRSDDEYWLGHNVFVGDKATFRVTQVDLKAKVPFIRGELLSSETTENDEQMDFAEEEINEEGGNERDSGYQESENETKPSKSKIINGFLAGEGSDEEHTRKAKKKKIKSPDKTLQVKNEHLSAASPIKVAKKRKHDHDNDGVSPKKETQTKVKRLKVDDQVKEEEEQRNMQEELLASPSHSVTGSDKPRIIYDQVLPSRNSIKLENNVEKKTKKKKASHDISESDEDQSSQSSKIISQEKEEKDDEDDDDDDMPRDHSQYFGHKESIPSSDDEPETPVKESVDKSPQKKRENKDEKKSKKNKAEIGTRSQEDLFQVQSQSRETYSQEEKNDSDGDDDDDDDMPHDHSQYFAPKESVPASDNEAEVPEMKESIDKSPKKKLKDDCKKKSQRKMAEGAIKNMENQSQSSKVGSQEGDEDDFPRDHSQFVREKLLTPNDDFEPKIPEAKVKKPVVKRPRKKVEKESQEKVESENVVEKKVQKRTTKIKEPVVLTLEDIDKLEKLREYYAESIDQAVIKICSENYKEEELEKHTDYEFLEDNFEELPNFDTAKKDKISKSKEIKKPKPLGNSTIIESQLDSPGFSRVQEPSVSPVIPELKIKKSKTKDVVQSHELQSSEETDSVAKKVKKAKKPKENTSEVYTGVNILSSDQAMPSSVRVNEEQKIKKSKTVETVQNTEPTAINGSLASPAKNSRSQELENNNEEPKKLKKSKKIVEEEKSSEKVEKNCMMLAIDKVLTSASKNSMILGGFSDSDDDLPDQPIVLSSVKVEKNNELVNGEIKKSNKSKKSKDKDLGSSNQTFEESNLVNDSVMIDTSTIKEEKEKKKKKVPEINSVIESESILLNQTGQEINSVNESVVINTSRIKEEKKKKKKKKTCESNSVIESESTLLNNTEVDTNIVKQESKKKKKKKLLEGIANPLSNSTINDSQLDSFTELDDSTFNSSELQMSVIKIKEEHKGKKSKVADPSGSSTINESELDSVVEDSSRLQGLGNSGEVRTKKSKSKEFIEPQVPQKESEGKKSKSKKSNFDVNLKIKEEPASDAEGSNKKSKSKHKDTDKSNVSKKITIKQEVIIKQEDKKSGKRKNRDDTINLSDVKFEAGSDAEGPAAKKKIHKLVFTE